A section of the Hevea brasiliensis isolate MT/VB/25A 57/8 chromosome 17, ASM3005281v1, whole genome shotgun sequence genome encodes:
- the LOC110646277 gene encoding uncharacterized protein LOC110646277: protein MGMDNWSLLSRLKRAVRKVKIILNLDINRWRVVASLIGASPTKHRFSFNERPGLRDCTVYTEELEDSSVSGNSSMGLHRTVSYPSEDDIDKRAEMFIEKFRRQLQIERQISLELKYLQGNSSFKLRSP, encoded by the coding sequence ATGGGTATGGACAACTGGTCTCTGCTTAGCCGCCTCAAGAGGGCAGTAAGAAAGGTCAAGATTATCCTTAATCTTGATATCAACCGGTGGCGTGTGGTGGCTTCTTTGATCGGTGCTTCTCCGACCAAGCATCGGTTTAGCTTCAATGAAAGACCAGGGTTAAGGGATTGTACGGTCTACACGGAAGAATTAGAAGATTCATCAGTTTCAGGTAATTCTTCAATGGGATTACACAGAACTGTTAGCTACCCATCAGAAGATGATATTGATAAGAGAGCTGAAATGTTCATAGAAAAATTTCGCCGGCAACTTCAGATTGAGAGGCAGATTTCTTTGGAGCTCAAGTATTTGCAGGGAAATAGTAGCTTCAAATTGAGATCTCCATGA